A genomic region of Palaemon carinicauda isolate YSFRI2023 chromosome 22, ASM3689809v2, whole genome shotgun sequence contains the following coding sequences:
- the CCT8 gene encoding T-complex protein 1 subunit theta has translation MALHVPKSMGVSSMLKDGARLFSGLDEAVFRNIAACKEFSTTLKTAYGPQGRNKMVINHIEKLFVTNDAATIIRELEVEHPAAKLMVLASQMQEQEMGDGTNWVIIFTGALLEAAEDLLRMGLTPTDVSDGYQLAMNKALEVLPSLQCWEVTDTRDLTQVTKVLRTAIMSKQYGNEDFLANLVAQACISILPEKSTFNVDNVRICKILGSGIHKSEVVQGMVFRRTAEGTVTSKEKAKVAVYSCPFDITTTETKGTVLIKNADELANFSRGEENRMEEDVKMLSDAGVTVVVAGGKFGDLAQHYLNKYNIMAVRITSKWDLRRLCRTVGATILPKMICPTQEEIGLCDKVFIDEVGDTPVTIFRQEGAESRIATIVIRGSTDNLMDDVERAVDDAVNTFKGLCRDGKCVPGAGSTEVELSRIIEQYGSQCPGLEQYAIKNYAEALRVFPKVLADNCGAPDQEVLSNLLAAHTEGKKNAGFDCEGEGVAVLDACEKEIFDLFLTKYWALKYSSSAAIEILRVDQIIMAKRAGGPKARGMGPQDPDDD, from the exons ATGGCTCTACACGTTCCTAAATCTATGGGCGTTTCGTCTATGCTCAAAGATGGAGCTCGG CTCTTCTCTGGGCTGGACGAAGCAGTGTTCCGCAACATAGCAGCATGTAAGGAATTCAGCACAACGCTCAAGACAGCTTATGGGCCTCAGGGACGCAACAAGATGGTTATCAATCACATAGAGAAGCTGTTTGTAACCAATGATGCTGCCACAATTATCAGAGAGCTTGAG GTCGAACATCCAGCTGCCAAGTTAATGGTGCTGGCATCACAGATGCAGGAGCAAGAGATGGGAGACGGAACTAACTGGGTGATTATCTTCACTGGAGCATTGTTGGAAGCTGCCGAGGATCTTCTCCGCATGGGATTGACCCCAACGGACGTATCCGACGGGTATCAGTTGGCCATGAATAAAGCTCTTGAAGTTCTTCCAAGTCTGCAATGTTGGGAAGTTACAGACACCAGGGATTTAACTCAG GTGACCAAAGTTCTTCGCACAGCTATCATGAGCAAACAGTATGGCAATGAGGACTTTTTGGCCAATTTGGTTGCTCAGGCTTGTATTTCCATTCTTCCTGAGAAGAGCACCTTCAACGTCGACAATGTGCGAATTTGCAAAATTCTGGGTTCCGGTATTCACAAATCCGAAGTGGTACAG GGAATGGTTTTCAGACGTACAGCAGAAGGCACAGTTACTTCCAAAGAGAAAGCTAAAGTTGCTGTATATTCGTGTCCATTTGATATAACCACAACAGAGACCAAAGGCACAGTTCTCATCAAGAATGCTGATGAATTGGCCAACTTTTCACGCGGAGAAGAAAACCGAATGGAGGAAGAT GTAAAGATGTTGTCCGATGCTGGTGTAACTGTAGTTGTTGCTGGAGGAAAGTTTGGCGATTTAGCTCAACATTATTTGAACAAATACAACATCATGGCTGTAAGAATCACAAGCAAGTGGGATCTGAGACGGCTTTGCAGAACTGTTGGTGCTactatccttccaaagatgatttgCCCAACGCAGGAAGAAATTGGTCTTTGCGATAAAGTCTTCATTGATGAAGTGGGTGACACCCCTGTCACTATATTCAG GCAAGAGGGGGCTGAATCCCGAATTGCAACTATTGTGATCCGTGGCTCCACTGATAATTTAATGGATGACGTTGAGCGCGCTGTGGATGATGCTGTGAACACTTTCAAGGGCTTGTGCAGG GATGGAAAGTGTGTTCCAGGTGCAGGCAGCACTGAAGTAGAACTTAGCAGAATAATAGAGCAGTATGGCTCTCAGTGTCCAGGCCTAGAACAGTACGCTATTAAGAATTACGCTGAAGCTCTCAGGGTGTTCCCTAAA GTGTTAGCTGATAACTGTGGTGCTCCTGATCAAGAAGTTTTGTCCAATTTATTAGCTGCGCACACAGAGGGCAAGAAAAATGCCGGCTTTGACTGCGAGGGAGAAGGTGTTGCTGTGCTGGATGCATGCGAGAAGGAAATATTTGATCTGTTCCTTACCAAGTACTGGGCCCTGAAATATTCTTCATCAGCGGCTATTGAAATTTTGAGGGTAGACCAGATAATAATGGCGAAGAGAGCTGGCGGCCCCAAAGCCCGAGGAATGGGACCCCAGGATCCTGATGATGATTAA